In Salvelinus alpinus chromosome 20, SLU_Salpinus.1, whole genome shotgun sequence, a genomic segment contains:
- the LOC139547145 gene encoding norrin-like yields the protein MRPPDPLSPPSGLLLLLVFCPLVVVVQASSSKMESGHSTHHGDTDPDRCMRHHFVETITHSLYKCNSNMVLLARCEGHCSHTSRSDPLISFSSVLKQPFKSTCFCCKPHTSKLKAVRLRCAGGTRITATYRYILACNCEECS from the exons ATGCGTCCCCCAgaccccctttctcccccctcagggctgctgctgttgctggtcTTCTGCCCCCTAGTAGTGGTCGTGCAGGCCAGCAGCAGTAAGATGGAGAGCGGACACAGCACACACCATGGAGATACAGACCCAGACCGCTGTATGAGGCATCACTTTGTGGAGACCATCACACACTCCCTCTACAAGTGCAACTCCAAT ATGGTGTTGCTAGCTCGGTGCGAGGGCCACTGCAGCCACACGTCCCGCTCCGACCCTCTCATCTCCTTCAGCTCGGTGTTGAAGCAGCCCTTCAAGAGTACCTGTTTCTGCTGCAAGCCCCACACCTCCAAGCTGAAGGCTGTGAGGCTCCGCTGCGCCGGAGGGACCCGCATCACAGCAACCTACCGCTACATCCTCGCCTGCAACTGTGAGGAGTGCAGCTGA